CGGTGCAAAAATATAAAAGTTTACGTATTATCACAATCCACCACTACAAAAAAACAAAAATCATTCTACCTTAATTGTCTGTCAATTCATCCGGCTTTTTATCAAATAGAATGAATTTTACTACAAAACACCGCTTATTTACCATATTTTTGTAAAAACACGTTTGGCATCCAGTATTTCAGGAATAGTCCCGAATCAAATATGTCGCAAAAATCAATACCTGCACAAGAGGCTCTAATTATTGACGGCTTAAAAAGAGGAGACGAACATTTCTTCCGGCTTTTGTTCGATACCTATTATAAATCCTTGGTAGCTTTTGCCAACAGGATGCTGCTCGATATTGACCTTTCAAGGAGTATTGTTCAGGATGTCTTCGTAATGCTTTATGACAAACGGGAAGAAATCAACATTCATACTAGTCTCAATGCCCACCTCTACCAATCTGTAAAAAACAGATGCCTCAATCATATCAAGCGAGATAAGATGAAAAACAGGCATCACGATATACTGCTGGAAAACAGCGAGACTGTTCAAGCTCCAGCTAACAGCCTGGAGTACAACGAGCTTGAGAACTTAATCCGCTCCACTATTGAGAACATGCCCGACAGGTGCAAGGAGATATTCAGGATGAGCCGCTTTG
The genomic region above belongs to Xiashengella succiniciproducens and contains:
- a CDS encoding RNA polymerase sigma-70 factor, whose amino-acid sequence is MSQKSIPAQEALIIDGLKRGDEHFFRLLFDTYYKSLVAFANRMLLDIDLSRSIVQDVFVMLYDKREEINIHTSLNAHLYQSVKNRCLNHIKRDKMKNRHHDILLENSETVQAPANSLEYNELENLIRSTIENMPDRCKEIFRMSRFEGRSNQEIADKLGISKRTVETQISNALKILREELSKYRMLPAFLCMVVFFLI